One window of Cryptomeria japonica unplaced genomic scaffold, Sugi_1.0 HiC_scaffold_467, whole genome shotgun sequence genomic DNA carries:
- the LOC131070533 gene encoding polygalacturonase-like, whose translation MRSMARPGQNLHVKNLVLVALYLVIMAVEAQLITSSNRYLRASTISLASTQGSNGRSFGVQNYGAVGDGEHDDTEAFTRAWNDACKASSATLNVPGGKTFLVNNLKFQGPCQPGFTFQVDGTIVAPENPSSWKSTYVWLLFEHLQQFTLTGKGTIDGKGSNWWGKHKSRPTAIQFNDVKGSALSGLKVTNSPQFHVTLTNCDSVQIVGITIQAPESSPNTDGIDTFQSTNIVIKDSTIGTGDDCVGIGDGSSNININDITCGPGHGISIGSLGRGNTKADVHSIHVNGAKLTSTTNGLRIKTWPGGSGVASDITYDNVQMEDVSNPIIINQFYCDTGDTGSGCKSQGSAVKISNVEYSNIRGTSATEDGITLSCSQSGSCTGIKMEKIDLVTGSGAQASCNAQNVQGGNSIPSRCLGNNGQ comes from the exons ATGAGATCAATGGCTCGACCAGGTCAAAATCTTCATGTGAAAAATTTGGTCTTGGTGGCCTTATATTTGGTCATCATGGCAGTTGAAGCCCAGTTAATCACATCCAGTAACAGATATCTTAGGGCTTCTACAATATCTCTGGCCTCTACTCAGGGTAGTAATGGAAGAAGTTTTGGCGTACAAAATTATGGTGCAGTGGGTGATGGAGAGCACGACGATACTGAG GCGTTTACTCGTGCATGGAATGATGCTTGTAAAGCGTCGTCTGCAACTTTGAATGTGCCAGGTGGCAAGACTTTTCTGGTCAACAATCTAAAATTCCAGGGACCGTGTCAGCCTGGTTTCACATTTCAG GTCGATGGAACTATTGTTGCCCCAGAAAATCCGAGCAGCTGGAAGAGCACATATGTGTGGTTGTTGTTCGAGCATCTTCAACAATTTACATTGACAGGGAAGGGCACTATTGACGGAAAAGGAAGTAATTGGTGGGGTAAACATAAAAGTAGACCAACG GCCATTCAATTCAATGATGTGAAAGGGAGTGCACTGAGTGGACTGAAGGTGACAAACAGTCCTCAATTTCATGTCACATTGACAAATTGTGACAGTGTCCAGATCGTGGGTATTACCATTCAGGCACCAGAAAGCAGCCCAAACACTGATGGAATTGATACGTTCCAATCCACAAACATAGTCATAAAAGATTCCACTATTGGAACAG GAGATGACTGTGTGGGGATAGGTGATGGGTCTTCAAATATTAACATCAATGATATCACATGCGGTCCAGGCCATGGAATAAG CATTGGAAGTCTTGGAAGAGGAAACACGAAAGCAGATGTCCATTCGATTCACGTGAACGGCGCCAAGTTGACATCAACAACGAATGGATTAAGAATCAAGACATGGCCG GGGGGTTCTGGCGTGGCAAGTGATATAACATATGACAATGTCCAGATGGAAGACGTAAGCAACCCAATAATAATTAACCAATTCTACTGCGACACAGGGGACACTGGGTCTGGTTGCAAGTCTCAG GGTTCTGCTGTGAAAATCAGTAATGTAGAATACAGTAATATCAGGGGCACATCAGCAACAGAAGACGGAATCACATTGTCGTGCAGCCAAAGCGGATCTTGCACGGGCATAAAAATGGAGAAAATAGATTTGGTAACTGGCTCAGGGGCGCAAGCCTCTTGTAATGCCCAAAACGTACAGGGTGGAAATTCGATTCCTTCACGTTGTCTGGGCAACAATGGCCAATGA